TGCACGTGGCCGCGCCGGCACCGTTGGTCACCGAGGTGCACACGACCTTGGCGCCGACCTTGAACTCCACCGGTACGCCGGCGAGCGGGCCCGCCGAGGTCGTGACCGTCGCGCGGAGCTGGCCGAGCGGCAGGCCGAGCGGGGTCACCTTCACGACCGCCGCCTCGGCGGTGGTCGTCGTCGCGCGCTTGGCCACGGTGACGTCGACGACGGCGGACCCGCTGCCGTCGTGCACCGCGCTGCCGCCGTAGACCGCCCTCAGGTGGTGGGCGCCCGCCGGCAGCGCTGCCGTGGACAGTTGGGCCGAGGCCGCACCGCCCGCGGCCGGCCCCACCGGCACGGAGCCGATCTCCTCGCCGTCGGCGAGGAAGGTGACCGATCCCGTCGGGACGCCGAGGTCGCCGTTGGCGGGCGAGACCAGCGCCGTGAGGACGAGGCCGTCGCCGTAGGTGACGGTGGTCGCCGAGACGCTCAGCCCGGTCGTGGTCGCCACCTTCGCCACCGTCTGGGTGAGCTCCTCGAGCTGCGGGCGGAAGTGGACGTCGCCGGAGTAGAGCGCCGTCACCGCGTGCGTGCCGGGCGCGAGGTCGCCGACGGCGATGCTCGTCGCCGCGCCGTCCTCGAGCTCGACCGCGTCGCCCAGCGGCTGGCCGTCGACGGAGAACTGGACGAAACCGGTCGGTACGCCGGTGCCGGCCTGCTGCGAGGAGACCTCGACGCTGAAGCGCACGTCGTCACCGACCTGGGCGTCCGCGTCGGTCGACGACAGCGCCACGTCGACGCCGGCCGCGGCCACCGTCTGGACGAGGATGTCGCCGCTTCCTGCGTAGCCGGGGGCGGGCGTGAAGGCCGCGATCACCGTGTGGTCGCCCGGGTCGGGCGAGGCGAGCGTCGCGCTCTCGGCGACCCCGTTGGGACCGACCGCGACCGCGCCGCCGAAGTCCTGGCCGTCGACCGAGAACTGCACGGTCCCGCCCGGGGCGCTGTCGTCGGCCGCGGAGACCTCGGCGCGGAAGGTGATCAGCTCGCCGTACGTCGACGGGTTGGTGCTCGACGTGAGCACCGTCGACGTCGCGACGACCGCCGTGCCCTCGATGACCGTGTGGCTCACCGGGGCCGAGCTGCTGCCGCGGTAGTCGTCGTCACCCGCGTAGCGCGCGCTGAGCTGGTACGAGCCCGGCGCGAGGTCGGACACCGCGAGCACGGCGGTCCCGCCGGAGAGCGGGGCCGAGCCGATCGCGTCGGTGCCGGCGTAGAAGGTGATCGTGCCGGTGGCGTCGCCCGAGCCCGGGCTGACCGCCGCGACCGTGGCCGTCAGCTCGACCTCCTGGTCCTGCAGCGACGGGGAGGGGCTGGCGAGGAGGGCGAGCGTGGTGTCCGCCTTCGCGACGTCCTGCCCGACCTGGTCGGAGCCGGACTGGTAGCCGCCGCTGCCCGAGTACGCCGCAGCCAGGGTGTGGCTCCCGGCCCTCAGCGAGGTCAGCGGCGGGAAGGTCGCCGAGCCGTTGGTCAGCGCGACCGGGGCACCGGTCGCGGTGCCGTCGACGAGCAGCTGGACGGTGCCGCCCGGCGTGCCGCCGCCGGGAGCCTGGACCGCGACGGTCGCGGTGAGGCCCACGGCCTCGCCCGTCACGGTCGAGGAGTCCGACGCGACGAGGGTGACCTCGACGGCCGCCTTGCTGACGGTCACCGTGCGCGGCGCCGCCGAGCTGGGGCCGAAGACGTCGTCGCCGGTGTAGGTCGCGACGACCGGGTTGCTGCCGACCGGCAGGTCGGTGACGGTCGTGCTGGCGTTGCCGTCGGGGCCGACGGGGGCGCTGCCGACCTCCTCACCGTCCACGGTGAAGACGACCTCGCCGGTGGGCGTCCCGGTCGCGGTCGCGACCGTCGCGCCCAGGGTCACCGGCTGCCCGGTGACAGCGCTCACCGGGTCGACCGACGACGTGGTCGTCGTCGGCTTGAGCGGCTCGCGGACCCGGAAGGTCACCGCCGCCGACGTGCTGGTCGCGTGGTCGGCGGTGCCGTTGTAGACCGCGACGACCGTGTGGTCGCCGAGGCCGAGCGTCGAGAGCGCCGCGCTGGTCGCCTCACCGTCGGCGAGCGCGACGGCGGAGCCGAAGTCGGAGCCGTCGACCCGGAACTGGACGGTGCCGGCGGGATCCCCGCCGTGCGTCGGCACGACGCTCGCGTG
Above is a genomic segment from Nocardioides aromaticivorans containing:
- a CDS encoding Ig-like domain-containing protein — its product is MLPAPNDSTLQPSRRRAARDFRRRMAWLSVLATVVATLVGAGTTPALAAQASGDDVAVWSTGWAWTYQTSFRYTGDTADVTINENVTYTVAGVETFQGQSAYKLNISGTITGGGGSAQVDGVGNATLSNFSGSVSGTRYVRRSDLALLQEQQHQDLRAKASISIISTNITAAVDLEMTPRGGWRAIDFPVEAGQSWQSDVDVDYTGGFTYDAGSYGSGADTFDGVFSLDAPAAVTNATASVPAGSIATRRVHTQSSDGSLVSTHWWSPVHRNDAQEYLKLPLDGATLTLDRKLSSSSTPAPSTTLTTTITPSLSCAGGDVTVSGKLSTGAAGVPVSLFLDKSPVTPGASITASATTTSGGNYSVTVAAPAESDGLQKAGARGSWGVVASAGGATGAATLVVTPKACSTLAYTGDLTAPQGGTATVRATLTDRTGGAVSGRTVSFTLSGGATANATTNAAGVAETTIAVAGPPRSATVSASYAGDATLEPASTSEAFTVGAIATTTTVSADPAVVTIGDPVRFHASVVPTHGGDPAGTVQFRVDGSDFGSAVALADGEATSAALSTLGLGDHTVVAVYNGTADHATSTSAAVTFRVREPLKPTTTTSSVDPVSAVTGQPVTLGATVATATGTPTGEVVFTVDGEEVGSAPVGPDGNASTTVTDLPVGSNPVVATYTGDDVFGPSSAAPRTVTVSKAAVEVTLVASDSSTVTGEAVGLTATVAVQAPGGGTPGGTVQLLVDGTATGAPVALTNGSATFPPLTSLRAGSHTLAAAYSGSGGYQSGSDQVGQDVAKADTTLALLASPSPSLQDQEVELTATVAAVSPGSGDATGTITFYAGTDAIGSAPLSGGTAVLAVSDLAPGSYQLSARYAGDDDYRGSSSAPVSHTVIEGTAVVATSTVLTSSTNPSTYGELITFRAEVSAADDSAPGGTVQFSVDGQDFGGAVAVGPNGVAESATLASPDPGDHTVIAAFTPAPGYAGSGDILVQTVAAAGVDVALSSTDADAQVGDDVRFSVEVSSQQAGTGVPTGFVQFSVDGQPLGDAVELEDGAATSIAVGDLAPGTHAVTALYSGDVHFRPQLEELTQTVAKVATTTGLSVSATTVTYGDGLVLTALVSPANGDLGVPTGSVTFLADGEEIGSVPVGPAAGGAASAQLSTAALPAGAHHLRAVYGGSAVHDGSGSAVVDVTVAKRATTTTAEAAVVKVTPLGLPLGQLRATVTTSAGPLAGVPVEFKVGAKVVCTSVTNGAGAATCNAGSQLVALVLNGGYTATFLGDANHLSSTARGAILK